The sequence below is a genomic window from Candidatus Coatesbacteria bacterium.
GCCGGAACCGGCACGGTTTTTGCATCTCGGCGACCGTTGGAGCGAGGATAACGGTTCGCCTCCGCAAAAACCGTGCCGGTTCCGGCGGGCGTTGGTGGCTTTCCGGCGGCTGTTTTTCGCGGGGTTCGCCGGGTTGTCGCCGGGGGTAAAGACAAACGGACCGCCTGAGCGGTCCGTTTGCGGGGTCGGGGTTGTGGTTAGTAACCCGGTGGGGGCGGGGGCACGGGCAGGTCACCGTCGTCTCCTCCGCCACCTCCGCTTCCGCCGCCGTCATCGTCGCCGGCGAGGATGACGCCGCCGGTGACACCACCGGCGACGACGACGCCGACGATGGTCCAAATCCACCAGCTGGAGGAACCGGCGACGACACCACCGGTGGTCGCTCCGGCGCCCGCCCCGGCGCCCGCTCCGGCGCCGGCCGCGCCGATTTCCATGAAGGGGCCGGCCAGGGTCTCCAGGGCGGAGAGCTCGGCGGCGGTCAGGGCGATGGGAGCGCTGGGCGCGGCGCCGGGCAGGACGGAGCATTTCATCCCGTCGGTGACGACCACTTCACCGGGGGCCGCCGGCGAGGTGGTGACTACTTCACCGTTGAGCACCTGGATGGTGCTGGCGCCGTCGGCCTCGGCGACTTCGGTGAGGAAGATGGTGCCGCGGACGGAGGCCGTCGCCGTCGGTGTGCTGACGCGATAGCCGTAATCGTCGTCATCGGAGCGGTTGATAGCCGAGAGGACGGAGCCGTACCAGGTGGTCAGATCGGTGCGCCGCACGTCGACGGAGCCGATGGTCACCCGGGTGCTGGGGCCGAAGCGGATCATCGAGCCGTTGGCGAGTTCGATCTGCAGGCTGGAGTTGCGCGTGACCTCGACGGTGTCGCCGGCGTAGAGCTGATCGTCGGTGCTCAGGCGCTCCCGGGTAGTGGTGCCGGAGTGGATGACCTGGACCACGCCGGTGACCTGTTCGACGCGGGCGGCCACCCCGGCGGCCAGGGCGATGTGGGCCAACATCGGGGAGAGGATCAGCAGCAGGACCAGGGGCCAGGAGAGCAGACGGCAATATTTGAGCATCGGCCACCTCGTGAGAGCGCTCTATCAGAACGGGGTTGGAGGGCTCGGATGTTCTGCGCCGTTGAGCCGCATACGTAAGGCTATCCAACATGCTTCAACGCTGTCAGTATAGCAGCTTTCGGGCGTGCCGACCGTTAGCCGGGTCACACCGTGGCGTCGGACAGCAGCATCGCCGCGGCGCGGACGAATTTCTTCAGCTTCAGTTTGGCCATTCCCACCGAGCTGTCCTGCTCCAGCAGCAGCACGGTGTGGAAGTGCAGCTTACCGTCCTCGGCGACGACGGCCGAGGAGCCCTCATTGTAGCTGTAGAGGAGGATGTTGACTTGGTCGGTTTGGATCTGGCTGAAGCGACCCCGGCCGAGTTCGAGGCGCTCCAGCAGCGCCACGGCGTCGATGAACAGGCCGTTGAGTTCCGGGCCGACGCGATCGACGAGGAGACCGAACAGGCAGTGGCTGACGATCAGGCGGCCGTCGGGCGCGAAAACCCCGGCCCCGAGGAAGCCGGAGAGGTCGTTGAAGCCGCGGATCAGCTCTTCGAGGGAGGAGATGACGAGCTGTTTGGATTTGCTGCTCACGAAGCTCCAGTCCGCTGCGGCTCAGAGCAGGTCGAAGCGCTGACCCTCGGCTACGGCGACTGTTTCCGGAAAAACCTCCCGGGCCGTGGCCTCCAGCTCGCGGATACGTTCGTCGCTGTGTCGGGGATCGTGATGGATCAAGCCCAGGCGTTTGACTCCGGCCCGCTGGGCCACCTCGGCGGCCATCAGCGGAGTGGAGTGACCGAAGCCCTGGAAGGTGCCCCGGTTGTAATCCTCGTCGTCGTACTGGGCGTCGTGGGACAGCAGATCGGCGTTTTTGGCGAACTTGATCAAGCGGGCGTCGCCGCCGCGGTAGCCCTCGGTGTCGGTGCCGTGGACGAAGGTGCGCCCGCGGTAGACGAACTTGTAGATGATGCAGCCGCCCTGGGGGTGGGCGTAAGTGCGATAGTTGTAGACCTTGAGGGCGTCCTCGGGCAGATCCGCGGGCAGATCGTTCTTGTGGAAGACCCTGGGTTCCGCCCCGGGTTCGTCGAAGACCAGCACGTCGGTGTCGGCGATGTTGCGGATGACCTTCATCGAGCCCATGTCGTCGAGCTGAACGGGGAAGAAGGGCGGCAGCATGGACATCGACATGATCTCTTCCAGGTCGTGGGCGAACATGCGCGGGCCGTAGATGTAGACCGTGGTGGAGATGCTGAAGGCCGGGGGAAAGAAGCCGAAGCCCAGGGTGTGGTCGTGGTGGGTGTGGGTCATCAGCATGTTGATGACCAAGCCGTTGCGGCGTTCGCTCTTGGGCTTGGCCAGATAGTCGGAGTAGATTTCCTGACCCAGCTTGATGATACCCGTACCGGCGTCGACGATTACCAGATGATCGCCGGCGCGGACCTCGACGCAGGAGGTGTTGCCGCCGTAGGTCAGTTTGTCGGCGTCCGCGACCGGATAGCTGCCGCGCACACCCCAGAATTTTACATAATACTGATCGGCTGCCATTGACACCGCCTTGCCTGATCTGTGACGGGCAACCAGCATATACGTCACCCGTTCCCGAACCGCAGAGCTTCGACTGAGTTAAGTATAGCAGGGCGCGTTACTCGAT
It includes:
- a CDS encoding MBL fold metallo-hydrolase, with product MLVARHRSGKAVSMAADQYYVKFWGVRGSYPVADADKLTYGGNTSCVEVRAGDHLVIVDAGTGIIKLGQEIYSDYLAKPKSERRNGLVINMLMTHTHHDHTLGFGFFPPAFSISTTVYIYGPRMFAHDLEEIMSMSMLPPFFPVQLDDMGSMKVIRNIADTDVLVFDEPGAEPRVFHKNDLPADLPEDALKVYNYRTYAHPQGGCIIYKFVYRGRTFVHGTDTEGYRGGDARLIKFAKNADLLSHDAQYDDEDYNRGTFQGFGHSTPLMAAEVAQRAGVKRLGLIHHDPRHSDERIRELEATAREVFPETVAVAEGQRFDLL